A genomic window from Methanobacterium sp. BRmetb2 includes:
- a CDS encoding 4-demethylwyosine synthase TYW1, translated as MILSEEKLEKLEKMGYRFVGDNRHAAAKVCHWTKKSILDEGVCYKEKFYGIESHRCLQMSPSIPFCQQKCMFCWRDQSVTDTTWIGEYDEPKEILDGCITAQRNLLCGFFGNENANPKKIQEAQDPTNAAISLAGEPVIYPEIDELISEFKKRKFTTFLVSNGLMPSKLENLENQPTQLYISVDAPNKKIYNNLCRPQIENGWEKLNKSLELLKTFDSRTVIRMTCVKGHNMQETQEYANIIKNSNPDFVEIKAYMYVGYSRKRLELENMPSFMEVKDFSAKISQECGYEVINDSEDSRVVLLSRE; from the coding sequence ATGATACTTTCTGAAGAAAAATTGGAAAAATTGGAAAAAATGGGTTATAGATTTGTTGGAGACAACAGACACGCAGCAGCTAAGGTGTGCCACTGGACCAAAAAAAGTATTTTAGATGAGGGAGTTTGCTACAAAGAGAAGTTCTATGGAATAGAAAGTCACCGGTGCCTGCAGATGTCACCGAGCATACCTTTTTGCCAGCAAAAATGTATGTTCTGTTGGAGGGATCAGTCTGTAACTGATACCACATGGATAGGTGAGTATGATGAGCCTAAAGAAATATTAGACGGCTGTATAACTGCTCAAAGGAACCTTTTGTGCGGTTTTTTTGGAAATGAAAATGCCAATCCTAAAAAAATCCAGGAAGCACAGGATCCTACCAATGCTGCCATATCCCTTGCAGGAGAGCCAGTAATCTATCCCGAAATAGATGAACTGATAAGTGAATTTAAAAAAAGGAAATTTACAACATTCCTGGTAAGTAACGGACTAATGCCATCTAAACTTGAAAATTTGGAAAATCAACCTACACAGCTATATATATCAGTTGACGCCCCTAATAAGAAGATTTATAATAATCTGTGCCGGCCTCAAATAGAAAATGGTTGGGAAAAATTGAATAAATCTTTAGAGTTACTTAAAACATTTGACTCCAGAACTGTTATTAGGATGACCTGTGTCAAGGGCCATAATATGCAGGAAACCCAGGAATATGCAAATATAATTAAAAATAGCAATCCTGATTTTGTAGAGATCAAAGCCTACATGTATGTTGGATATTCAAGAAAAAGGCTTGAATTGGAGAATATGCCTTCTTTTATGGAGGTAAAAGACTTTTCTGCAAAAATATCACAAGAATGTGGTTACGAAGTTATTAATGATTCAGAAGATAGTAGAGTGGTACTTTTATCAAGAGAATAA